The Xanthomonas sp. DAR 34887 genome has a segment encoding these proteins:
- a CDS encoding dihydrofolate reductase — MTLIAALDRANAIGRDNDLPWRLPDDLKRFKALTLGKPVVMGRKTAQSLGRALPGRLNLVMTRSGQVPFDGMQAVASLQAAIETAQTGGAEELAVIGGGDIFALALAHAEMLYLTHVDTVVEHADAHFPAFDPAQWEVVARQAHAADARHALAFEFVDYRRRRGAP; from the coding sequence CTGACCCTGATCGCTGCACTGGATCGCGCCAACGCCATCGGCCGCGACAACGACCTGCCGTGGCGCCTGCCGGACGACCTGAAGCGCTTCAAGGCGCTGACCCTGGGCAAGCCGGTAGTGATGGGGCGCAAGACCGCGCAGTCGCTGGGGCGCGCGCTGCCGGGGCGCTTGAACCTGGTGATGACGCGCTCGGGGCAGGTGCCGTTCGATGGCATGCAGGCGGTCGCTTCGCTGCAGGCGGCGATCGAGACGGCCCAGACCGGCGGCGCCGAAGAGCTGGCTGTGATCGGCGGCGGCGACATCTTCGCGTTGGCGCTGGCGCATGCCGAGATGCTGTACCTGACCCATGTGGACACCGTGGTCGAGCACGCCGATGCGCATTTCCCGGCGTTCGATCCGGCGCAGTGGGAGGTCGTGGCGCGGCAGGCGCACGCGGCCGATGCCAGGCATGCGCTGGCATTCGAATTCGTCGACTACCGGCGCAGGCGCGGCGCGCCGTAG
- the apaG gene encoding Co2+/Mg2+ efflux protein ApaG produces MNDDAPYRIEVEVSPRFLDDQSAPEDGRYAFAYTIRIHNRGRVAARLIARHWEITDGNGRVERVDGDGVVGEQPRLRPGEDFRYTSGLMLETEHGTMRGHYDMEADDGTHFVAPVAPFVLTVPRTLH; encoded by the coding sequence ATGAACGATGACGCCCCCTATCGGATCGAGGTCGAAGTGTCGCCCCGGTTCCTCGACGACCAATCGGCGCCGGAGGACGGACGCTACGCGTTCGCCTACACGATCCGCATCCACAACCGCGGCCGCGTCGCCGCGCGGCTGATCGCCCGACACTGGGAAATCACCGACGGCAACGGCCGCGTGGAGCGCGTGGACGGCGACGGCGTGGTCGGCGAACAGCCGCGGCTGCGTCCCGGCGAGGACTTCCGCTACACCTCCGGGCTGATGCTGGAAACCGAACACGGCACGATGCGCGGCCACTACGACATGGAAGCCGACGACGGCACCCATTTCGTCGCGCCGGTCGCACCGTTCGTGCTGACCGTGCCGCGGACCCTGCACTGA
- a CDS encoding symmetrical bis(5'-nucleosyl)-tetraphosphatase translates to MSVWAIGDLQGCYDITQRLLEKIRFDPAVDRLWFCGDLVNRGGQSLETLRLVHSLRECSVVVLGNHDLSLLAIGERSPDEQRKVNPDLQRIVLAEDRDELLTWLRMQKLLHADRELGWMMIHAGLAPKWTTTLAEKHAREVEQQLHGSGYRKLFRNMYGDRPAWSPGLTGYDRSRAIINLFTRARYCTPRGRIAIEEKGTPGTQAQGLYPWFEVPGRAERDLKIVCGHWSTLGLTITQGVHAIDTGAVWGGKLTALRLDSEDLQVVQVPGRPIEGPPPVPRARPPRRRSGGGRGTGGGAAAPPAPAQD, encoded by the coding sequence ATGAGCGTTTGGGCCATTGGCGACCTGCAGGGTTGCTACGACATCACCCAGCGGCTGCTGGAAAAGATCCGCTTCGACCCGGCGGTGGACCGGCTTTGGTTCTGCGGCGACCTGGTCAACCGCGGCGGCCAATCGCTGGAAACCCTGCGCCTGGTGCACTCGCTGCGCGAGTGCAGCGTGGTGGTGCTGGGCAACCACGACCTGTCGCTGCTGGCGATCGGCGAACGCAGCCCGGACGAGCAGCGCAAGGTCAATCCGGACCTGCAGCGCATCGTGCTGGCCGAGGACCGCGACGAACTGCTGACCTGGCTGCGCATGCAGAAACTGCTGCACGCCGACCGCGAGCTGGGCTGGATGATGATCCACGCCGGCCTGGCGCCGAAGTGGACCACCACCCTGGCCGAGAAGCATGCGCGCGAAGTCGAGCAGCAGCTGCACGGCAGCGGCTACCGCAAGCTGTTCCGCAACATGTACGGCGATCGCCCGGCCTGGTCGCCGGGGCTGACCGGCTACGACCGCTCGCGCGCGATCATCAACCTGTTCACCCGCGCCCGCTATTGCACCCCGCGCGGGCGCATCGCGATCGAGGAAAAAGGCACCCCGGGCACCCAGGCGCAGGGCCTGTATCCGTGGTTCGAGGTGCCGGGCCGCGCCGAGCGCGACCTGAAGATCGTCTGCGGCCACTGGTCCACGCTGGGCCTGACCATCACCCAGGGCGTGCACGCGATCGACACCGGCGCGGTCTGGGGCGGCAAGCTCACCGCGTTGCGCCTGGACAGCGAAGACCTGCAGGTGGTGCAGGTGCCGGGACGCCCGATCGAAGGGCCGCCGCCGGTGCCGCGCGCGCGGCCGCCGCGGCGCCGCTCGGGCGGCGGGCGCGGCACGGGTGGCGGCGCGGCTGCACCGCCCGCGCCCGCGCAGGACTGA